From Oryzias melastigma strain HK-1 linkage group LG17, ASM292280v2, whole genome shotgun sequence:
AAGCCTCTGATTGGTCCCTGCAGGGAAACAGAAAAAGGTAGATTGAGAGAGGACCAACAGGGAGGAGAATGCACCACCCCCACTGCACGCTAGTACACGAACGTGCACGACTGAAATTTGTGACAGAACAGATTGCTGAGGCAGAATGAccaaacaaaaaagggaaacaaaacaggaaagaacatccatccatccatcttcttgaccgcttcctccctttcggggtcgcggggctgccggagcctatcctggctgctgatgggcgaaggcggggtccaccctggacaggtcgccagtctgttgcagggcctcaatcacctatccactctcacattcacacctaggggcaatttagagtcaccaattaacctatgaagcatgtttttggacggtgggaggaagccggagtccccggtgaaaacccacgcatgcacggggagaacatgcaaactccacacagaaagatcccagctgggagtcgaaccggggccttctcgctgtgaggcaagagcgctaaccactgcgccaccgtgcagccctcaggaaagaacagacacacaaataaataaaatgaaataaaaataatgataataataacaaggttttattttaaagacataaacCAAATATAAGTGAATGAAATGACTTGTTTATGATTAATTATGGTTATtctgttttagtcaaaaatggtTGCAAACATGGCCTCCTACTggtgacaacattttttttatgttcaaatggTATTCAAAATCCTAATCTACCACAAAACTGAGTAGCTTTGTCAGTTTGTTATTGGTCAGaatagttagaaaaatacagtaaaagctGAATGTCAGACTGGCATAGCTAAGGAGAAACTTGGATCCAAATACCAGAAGAAGTGAGCctatattttcctcatctggtTACCATGGTGACAGGGAAAGCATCATTCTGTACTGATGGACCATAAAGTTTCAAATTCTTGCAAGACCCAAACCAGGAATCAATTGTTCATGAAATACTGATGATTTTGGATCTTCTGAAAACTTAGGCTGTTATGTGCGATTGGGTCACAGAACCAGGCAGAAGAACGGATCAACCTGACAGAAGACACGGTTCTGCTCATGGTTTAAGTTTTTATAGGCAGGACTTTTGTTCTGACCCAGATTATACATTAAGGAGCTATCTTGACTCATCCAGGTTCTGACTAAACCCTATTAAAACTGATTCACCTTATTCTAGAGCATGGATGTTTGCTGGACCGCTCAGAACCAGCAAACTTTCCCTGATTCCAACCAGTATTCGGGTTGGACCCATAGgaactttttttctgacatGTGGACTCGAACTTTTCCCTTAAGGCTAACAGTaacagaatgagaaaaaaacagaaccgAACAAGAACCTCACCTGTCCTCCTCAGCGTCATCAAACTGTCCAGGAACGCACGTGACCTCCTCCATGCCCACGCAGAGTAATCCCGCTGAAGATGCGTGATGAGAGAAGCCCACCTTCACCGTACCACCTGGTTCTGGTGCTGTAGAAGTCAACAGCGTGCTGCTCTGTCCGTTTCCGGGTCTGATCACATGACTACGGCGAACAGGAGGGCCCATTCCATTGCGGCTGCGCAGTGCGGACCAAACCTCCAACATGTGTCTGGTCTCTTCCGGTCGCCTCTCTCACTgtaaactttaaactaaaaccTGCCCCTGAATCTGAGTTCACTCAGGAACTCCGTCAGGATGCAGGACCTTAGCAGATGTCCTCGAAACCTGCTGGTCTGCGAGCGGTCCAGCTTCCAAAACCAGAAGAACCGGGTCAGCGCGCAAGTGGAGCAAATGCATTTCAACTACAAGGTGAGCAGGTCCACAACAAAGGCAGACTATAAACCTGGGCTAAAGAAGTTCTGAGCTCCAAAGAGTAAACGCTTCACGTTCGCACGTGCCTTAAGAATCAGAATAATGCATCTTCTGTGTCCCTGAAGGCAACATAGAGAGATACATTCCTGTTCCCGAAGGAAGCATGTAATGGTATATTGCTGTGCTCCTGAAGGCAGCACATTTTGATGGTCCTACATGCTTCTAAACGCAGAATGGAGTCAAATATTCCTGAGTTTTCTAAGCAGAATATATTCTGCCATGTTTCGTAATGGAGACTGCTGATTGGCTGTTCcatcttcattttaaaaaagttatttctaaAACAGCTAGGATCTACTGCTTCTTTTACCTGTGCAGGTGTCTCTGCTGCTGCCTGattgtagctccgccccctcccatCTGGACAAAGTGTTGAAGTCCTTCAGCAGTTTTTACCTGATTAAAAAGCTGCCCATCTACAAGCTGCTGAATGAAGACTTCCTGCGGAGTGCTGTCTACAACGGTAACAAAGCTTCACCTAACATTTCTGACACCTGTTCTCatctggtcacatgactcaccTGTTCCTACCTACTACAGGCAGCGTGTACGGTTTGTCCTACCAGACTCACATCGACGAGGATAACTGCATCTCCCTGATGCCCAACGGTAAAAAGCATCCCTTCTTGATTGTTGTGGAGATCCCCATGGTCACCCTTTTGATCTGTTCCTGGATCACATGATCTTGTCTGTCCTCAGGTATCTTGACCCTGTCCCTGGACAAGGACTCCTTTGAGCTGCTGGGCTTTGAGGGGAAACCATCGAAGTTTAACCACAGACGCCGCAGCAGATTTGGTTTGTTATGCACAAATTTGTCACTTTCTAAAGCTCTTGTTCACAACAAAGTTGGtgtcaaaaaactttttttagtttagtccCTGTACTGAGCAAACGAAATGGGACAGTGGAGAGGTTGATATCTAGAAATCATGCAAACACAccagcccttgaggcctggagttgcccatcaTCTCTGCTTTAGCACAGTGGATTCACACTGGGCCAGCAGGGAGAggcctcttctttttcttttgtttattggcGCATTCTGGCACTGAGATTTGGAAGAGGCTTtgtacaaaatgtcaaagcggtgcaaatctctcAAGTCTTGCTCCAGGCAGCAAGTAATTCACAACTTTATTCCAGtgaatgaaagacttggtgttatatCATTCTGCtcgggcacaaaccgcaattattaatttcttcgcCATGATCAATTTTACAAACAGTTGCCACTTCCATTACTTAAAAGGGATGCTATACTTATGTCACTCCCAAATCTGAGTTCCGGTTTGGTCAAAGTTTgtactggtttaactttcaacgcatGTTTTGTATCTAGAGCCCAAAAATTGTTGTTGAAACTTTAATAGAAATTTGAGTGGCGACGCGTGAACGCAAGAGTTTGAAACACTCGTTAACgtagactttttttaataggAAGAAGCATCTTAAACCAAGAGGACCTGGGGGCAGACAAGATAGCTGCTGAATATCATTAGCCGGTGTAGGTGCCAAATGTGTTCGGCCTGCAAGATCGGTATGGGGGCTTGCGACTTGATGACCTGTAAGATTGCGACTGGTCCGCACCATTAGACCACCATCACGTGACTTAGGATATGACACGCATGCACCATTACGATGCATGGAGTGTTCCCAAGTAAAGAAGAGCTttgtaggttttgacagaaataCGTCAAGTGTTAAtggttcaaagcttaaaaaaatgaaaatgtatctgTTAGGGTCTCTGACTgtaagagttgttttttttgactgaaatgtGCGGGGCGTGGGGGTGTtgatgttctggttctggacttcctttcagctaatgattttcagccaccatcttgtctgccaccaggttcCTGTCGCTTGAACGAACGTTGCCGAGcgcggtgtgaatgtagcttgaGAGGACAGGAAAGAGACAAACGAAAGATTACTGGAACACCtgctataaaacaaaacaggaagtaaacacCTGCAGCAATGAAGGAACAGGAAGTAGAAATGACAAACATCACTGGGAACGATGAACATTTGACACTCACCTCTGATCTGTACATGTGCAgatctttttatctttatttagaaCGTATCCACGTGTTTATAAGAACAGAAGAAACCAGTAACAACATGAAGGAAGACCTTCATTAGATCTTTGTTCTGTGCTCCTGTGTGAACTGCAGTGGTAACTGTGAACCTGACGGACAGCTGCATGGCTCCTGGAGAGCGCCGTTACCTCAGACTTCTTGAGGGTCTGAAGTCCCGCCTTCCACTACAAACTGACTTCCTGTTGTCGCATCATCCAGGTGAGTGACTCCATATTCCAGGTAAGTGACTTCGTCTATATGAGACCAACCTGTGTCATTCTCTGTcctgcagggggcggggcttctctgGATCCCCTTCTGTCTtgctgtgattggtcagagcaCCAACCTGAGGTCAGCGTCCGCAGCCTGACCAATCTGTCCTTCCCTGTCCCTGAGTCATGTGACCCTCACAGCTTCCTGCAGTGGTTGGGTGCGGTGGAGGCTGGCATCAGCTGGTATGACCTGTTGTTGTGACCTCATCGCACAGCGTGGTCATGTGACGCGTCCATTTCTGGGTTTCAGTGAGAACTCATCCAACAGCTTCCTGTCCACGCTGATCTGTCCGGAACCAAAAACTCAGACTGACTGCGCTCTGAGCGCGTGCGTGAGCGGCATGCTGCTGCCGCAGGACATCCAGCGCCTCATTGGTCAGCTCAGGTCAGCTGATCGCACACATTCAAAGCATGGTGGGAGTGGGCTCGGTGTGTGACTCTCCTGTCTTGTAGGTGTCACCTGGAGCAGGTCCGGTCCTGGGCGGTGCTGACTGTTCACGGGTTTGCGGATAGCCCCATGTCCTGGGGGGGCAGAGAGCACGGCTTTCTGCGAGGAGGAGAGAACTTTTACAGCCTGCTGATGTCCCATGACCACACCTACCAACTTCACCTGGCCGTCGGCGCACACGATGCCTGCCCGCCATGATGCCGCTAACCCATACGAACCAGCAGAAGTGACTGACCCATCAGGCTTAGAACTGCACCAGATCAGAACCAGTTTGCGATCAGAAGACAAGAActtcttgattttatttagtttgcttCGGACTGGTGGTTCTGATTCAACCCTTCAAATTccagttttattacatttacagTAATACACCAAGAACAGAATCAGAACCTCTGTGCTTTTCAATGAGAGCAAGGGGAATTAAACCAGGTCAACACACCTTTTGTGGACGgttgagctgcagcagaaccacaAAGGCTGAGAGAATTGACCAATCATAGCAGCTCTGGAGTCATTTGGAAGATCTGCGTCTGGCGTTCAGGTGGTTTTCATGACTTTGTTCGCTTTCTATTCCAACATTGTGCCTTCAAACTGCTCACATATGCAAACCACCAACAAACAGTAAAGTACATTTTCTGGAGCAGCTAACCcatagacttaaaaaaaatggatagaaACGCCTCGTTTGTCTAACGAAAGCTCCAAAATATGAGAATTTAAAGAAGTAAAACACGTTTATTGTTAAATGTGGACCAGAGTGCTTCATTTTGATGTTTGTCATTTCATCAGCTAATAAAgtattgcaacatttttttatttacacttaaCAGCAGttaaaactttgtttgaaaaaatagattttttgggTTTGAATGTTcttaaaagttttcatttaaatttatagAATTTTCTTAAACTGCTCATAGTCTGGTTTTCTGTTCATGTCTGCTCTCAGTTCCTTCTAATATTCTTTCAGTCTGTTGTCGCGGGGTTCCTCTTTTATGCTGCTGTGTGTTGTGGGGGGGGCTGAACAAACAGAGGGACACAAAGGGGCTTAACCGTCGGCTAAGGAGAGCAGACTGTGGTGGGACTGTCTGGACT
This genomic window contains:
- the rpp40 gene encoding ribonuclease P protein subunit p40; the encoded protein is MQDLSRCPRNLLVCERSSFQNQKNRVSAQVEQMHFNYKVSLLLPDCSSAPSHLDKVLKSFSSFYLIKKLPIYKLLNEDFLRSAVYNGSVYGLSYQTHIDEDNCISLMPNGILTLSLDKDSFELLGFEGKPSKFNHRRRSRFVVTVNLTDSCMAPGERRYLRLLEGLKSRLPLQTDFLLSHHPGGGASLDPLLSCCDWSEHQPEVSVRSLTNLSFPVPESCDPHSFLQWLGAVEAGISCENSSNSFLSTLICPEPKTQTDCALSACVSGMLLPQDIQRLIGQLRCHLEQVRSWAVLTVHGFADSPMSWGGREHGFLRGGENFYSLLMSHDHTYQLHLAVGAHDACPP